GCTGCGGAAGATTTCTGCCACGTAGGCGCCAGAGTTAATACCAAATGCCAGAATCGCTACCGGAACCTTGTCGATTCTGGAATTTCCAAAGATGACAAAATAAATAATCATCAGCTGTACAACTACCGGCGTGCCCCGGATAATCGTCAGATATATGTTGCACAGAAAATTCAGGAATTTTAATTTATGGGTTCTGTCATAGGTGGAACGGATAACGCCAATCACAAAACCTATTACAATTCCTAAAAGTACGGCAAAGAAAGTGACGGTTAATGTTACCTTCAGTCCGTCTACAATATATTTCCAACGGTCATCCGCAATAAAATTCAGATAAAATTTTGCTGAAAGATTTTCCCACATGGCACCCTTTCCTTCCGTATATTATTTATTCGGCAGTAATGTACTTGCCTACGATTTCATCTAAAGTTCCGTCTGCTTCTAATTTTTCAAGAGCAGCGTTAATGTTGTCAACCAGCTCTGTATTGCCTTTTTTCACTGCCATTGCATATTCTTCTTCTGTAAATGCTTCTTCCAGAATCTTTAAGCCTTCGCTTTGCTCTACAAATACCTTTGCAGGCTCGCCGTCGATTACTACTGCGTCAATTTTGTCCTGAAGTAAAGCCTGAACAGCCTCAAATCCCTTGTTGTAACGCTCGATTGTGGAACCTGTTTCTTCCAGGTCTGTGCAGTACAGATCTCCTGTAGTTCCTAACTGAACGCCGATTACCTTGCCTTCCAGATCTGCAGGTCCTGCAATTTCACTGCCCTCTTTTACAATAATCATCTGAGATGCCTTTGCATATGTATTTGTAAAATCTACAGATGCCTTTCTTTCTTCTGTTACAGTCATACCTGCTGCGCCTACGTCTACTTTACCGCTGGAAATTGCAGGGATAATAGAATCAAACGCCATATCCTCTACCTGTAATTCCATTCCCATTTCCTTTGCGACTGCAGCCATAATTTCCACGTCAATACCTACAATATCTCCACCTTCATAATACTCATATGGCGGGAACTCAGCGTTTGTACCCATAGTCAGAACTCCGCCTGTGGCAGCTGTCTCTTCACCTTCTGCCTCTGCTTCTGTTTCTGCATCCTCTGGGGCCGCTGTTGTATCTCCTGTCTCTACAGCCTCTGTAGTCTGTGCAGCTGTTGTCTCCTCCTGCTTGCTTCCGCAGCCGGCAGCTGTTACTGCCATCATAGCAGCCATAAGAATTGCCAATGATTTTTTCATAATAATTTCCTCCTGTTTTTAACATGCCTTTACATACATTTTGTATGCAAATAAAATGCATATTTATTAATTGCAACATATCATATTATATACGTTTTCTCAAAAAAATCAAGTGATAAATACAAAAGTATACGCATTTGCTGAAAACATACAGGTTTTCACCACATGTTCTTGTAAACCTCTGATTTTCTGTATTATAATATATTTTGCATAAACATATAAGGAGGCGCAATATGAAATTAATTGTAATAGACGGACAAGGCGGAAAAATGGGGAAAGCGATTGTGGAGCAGTTAAAAAAAGCTCACCCGGAGCTTTATATCATTGCCCTGGGAACTAACAGCCTGGCTACATCTTCCATGTTAAAGGCCGGGGCGGACGCAGGTGCCACCGGGGAAAATCCGGTGATTGTCAATGCCTCTAATGCGGACCTGATTATCGGCCCTGTAGGCATAGTAATGGCCGACGCTCTCTTAGGGGAGATTACGCCGGCCATGGCCAATGCTGTCAGCAGCAGTCAGGCTTTAAAAATCCTGGTTCCCACTAACCGCTGCAGTCATTATATTGTAGGATGTAAATCCCAATCTCTTTCTGAACATATTAAAGAGGTGATTGAACAAGTAGAAAACTTTTGTCTACATACCTGCTCCAGGTCCTGAAACCTCCTGTGAAGGCTGCTGCCCCACCTGATCTCCAGGCCCTGTAGGCGCCTCTGTGGGGGCAGAACTTTCTGTCTCCGGCTGAGTCGGCTCCTGAGACGGATGCTCTGCCGGCTGTGCAGGCTGTTCTGCCGGATTTGACTCTGGCTGTGACGGCTGCCCTTCTGTAGGCTGCTCTGCTGCAGCAGAGCTTTCTGTCTCCGGCTGAGTCGGCTGTGCAGGCTTAACAGAAGAGCCTTTGCTCTCTGTTCCCTCTAAATTGTAACACAGCACAGGCATTCCCTGAGAGATATTTTCATAAATCGTTTTGGCTACTGCAGGAGGCAGGTTAATGCAGCCGTGGGAGCCGCTTGTTTTATAAATGGTTCCTCCAAAGCTGCTTCTCCAGTTTGCATCATGCATACCGATTCCCCCGTTAAAAGGCATCCAGTAGGACACCGGGGAAGCATAGCCCTCCCCTCTTAAAATAGCGTTTCTCTGTTTATATGTGAGAGGGTAGGCACCAGGAGGCGTTGTATAATTCTTAGATACATTGCCTGACACAAAGTCTGATTCTATAAGCTTTTCCCCGTTTTTATAAAAATACAGATGCTGGGCCGTAAGATTAATCTCTACGTAGGTGTCCCCGTAATCATTTTCTCCCCGGCTGGCTGCTGTCTGAGAATACACCG
The window above is part of the Lachnoclostridium edouardi genome. Proteins encoded here:
- a CDS encoding amino acid ABC transporter permease → MWENLSAKFYLNFIADDRWKYIVDGLKVTLTVTFFAVLLGIVIGFVIGVIRSTYDRTHKLKFLNFLCNIYLTIIRGTPVVVQLMIIYFVIFGNSRIDKVPVAILAFGINSGAYVAEIFRSGILSIEIGQMEAGRSLGFNYLQTMWYIVMPQAFKNVLPTLCNEFITLLKETSVSGYIALQDLTKGGDIIRSRTFSAFMPLIAVAIIYLALVMIFTYFVKCLERRLRQSER
- a CDS encoding basic amino acid ABC transporter substrate-binding protein translates to MKKSLAILMAAMMAVTAAGCGSKQEETTAAQTTEAVETGDTTAAPEDAETEAEAEGEETAATGGVLTMGTNAEFPPYEYYEGGDIVGIDVEIMAAVAKEMGMELQVEDMAFDSIIPAISSGKVDVGAAGMTVTEERKASVDFTNTYAKASQMIIVKEGSEIAGPADLEGKVIGVQLGTTGDLYCTDLEETGSTIERYNKGFEAVQALLQDKIDAVVIDGEPAKVFVEQSEGLKILEEAFTEEEYAMAVKKGNTELVDNINAALEKLEADGTLDEIVGKYITAE
- a CDS encoding DUF3842 family protein — encoded protein: MKLIVIDGQGGKMGKAIVEQLKKAHPELYIIALGTNSLATSSMLKAGADAGATGENPVIVNASNADLIIGPVGIVMADALLGEITPAMANAVSSSQALKILVPTNRCSHYIVGCKSQSLSEHIKEVIEQVENFCLHTCSRS